One genomic region from Drosophila subpulchrella strain 33 F10 #4 breed RU33 chromosome 2R, RU_Dsub_v1.1 Primary Assembly, whole genome shotgun sequence encodes:
- the LOC119551784 gene encoding protein YOP1 isoform X13 — MRPIYQQEQPLFYQRPANLRRLRHPSGTVYGRSYSLEDQPEDVIPVYPKFIYATQQQQQQRAQYPLYQLGDSLSSLESDFPENEYSGAYILEQNVPTNPTPKVVQNLNALGRLLELLQRCPLPCLSFNTACICSLIVIFLAPRTCAQSLLFPAFRLFCGTLYPAYASYKAVRTKDVKEYVKWMMYWIVFAFFTCIETFTDIFISWLPFYYEVKVALVFWLLSPATKGSSTLYRKFVHPMLTRHEQEIDEYVNQAKERGYSAVLQLGSKGVNYATNVLMQTAIKRRCIK, encoded by the exons ATGAGGCCCATCTATCAGCAGGAGCAGCCGCTCTTCTACCAGCGGCCAGCTAATCTCCGACGCCTACGTCATCCGTCGGGCACCGTCTACGGTCGCAGCTATTCGCTCGAGGATCAGCCGGAGGATGTGATCCCCGTCTATCCGAAATTCATCTACGCcacacagcagcagcagcagcaaaggGCTCAGTATCCACTGTACCAGCTTGGCGACTCACTGAGCTCGCTGGAGAGTGATTTCCCCGAGAATGAGTACAGTGGAGCCTACATTTTGGAACAGAATGTTCCGACCAATCCCACGCCCAAAGTGGTCCAGAATCTCAATGCCCTGGGGCGACTCTTGGAGCTGCTGCAGCGCTGTCCTCTGCCGTGTCTCTCCTTCAACACCGCCTGCATCTGCTCGCTGATCGTCATATTTCTCGCACCGCGCACTTGTGCCCAGAGTTTACTGTTTCCCGCTTTCAGATTGTTCTGCGGCACCCTGTACCCGGCCTACGCCTCCTACAAGGCCGTCAGGACCAAGGATGTCAAGGAATAT GTAAAATGGATGATGTACTGGATTGTCTTTGCATTTTTCACCTGCATCGAAACATTCACGGACATCTTCATCTCCTGGCTGCCGTTCTACTACGAGGTGAAGGTGGCCCTGGTCTTCTGGCTCCTCTCGCCGGCCACAAAGGGCAGTTCGACGTTGTATCGCAAATTCGTGCATCCCATGCTGACGCGCCACGAACAG GAGATCGACGAGTACGTGAACCAGGCCAAAGAGCGGGGCTATTCGGCGGTCCTGCAGCTGGGCTCCAAGGGAGTCAACTATGCCACCAACGTTCTCATGCAGACGGCCATTAAG CGTCGTTGCATAAAATGA
- the LOC119551784 gene encoding receptor expression-enhancing protein 2 isoform X10: MRPIYQQEQPLFYQRPANLRRLRHPSGTVYGRSYSLEDQPEDVIPVYPKFIYATQQQQQQRAQYPLYQLGDSLSSLESDFPENEYSGAYILEQNVPTNPTPKVVQNLNALGRLLELLQRCPLPCLSFNTACICSLIVIFLAPRTCAQSLLFPAFRLFCGTLYPAYASYKAVRTKDVKEYVKWMMYWIVFAFFTCIETFTDIFISWLPFYYEVKVALVFWLLSPATKGSSTLYRKFVHPMLTRHEQEIDEYVNQAKERGYSAVLQLGSKGVNYATNVLMQTAIKTYALTTAPSVHGRGLQSSHSADELSRGQDMMDSTDNWLPRASSLSSIDSYTENIYEPRGDTRRLVIREVSEEVEQEDEPMGDAGAARLRDLPVRKAQPRRAAGTARTGGKRGQRSNDSEAAGSSTNVIRSRRKLRDPTPDVDVETY; encoded by the exons ATGAGGCCCATCTATCAGCAGGAGCAGCCGCTCTTCTACCAGCGGCCAGCTAATCTCCGACGCCTACGTCATCCGTCGGGCACCGTCTACGGTCGCAGCTATTCGCTCGAGGATCAGCCGGAGGATGTGATCCCCGTCTATCCGAAATTCATCTACGCcacacagcagcagcagcagcaaaggGCTCAGTATCCACTGTACCAGCTTGGCGACTCACTGAGCTCGCTGGAGAGTGATTTCCCCGAGAATGAGTACAGTGGAGCCTACATTTTGGAACAGAATGTTCCGACCAATCCCACGCCCAAAGTGGTCCAGAATCTCAATGCCCTGGGGCGACTCTTGGAGCTGCTGCAGCGCTGTCCTCTGCCGTGTCTCTCCTTCAACACCGCCTGCATCTGCTCGCTGATCGTCATATTTCTCGCACCGCGCACTTGTGCCCAGAGTTTACTGTTTCCCGCTTTCAGATTGTTCTGCGGCACCCTGTACCCGGCCTACGCCTCCTACAAGGCCGTCAGGACCAAGGATGTCAAGGAATAT GTAAAATGGATGATGTACTGGATTGTCTTTGCATTTTTCACCTGCATCGAAACATTCACGGACATCTTCATCTCCTGGCTGCCGTTCTACTACGAGGTGAAGGTGGCCCTGGTCTTCTGGCTCCTCTCGCCGGCCACAAAGGGCAGTTCGACGTTGTATCGCAAATTCGTGCATCCCATGCTGACGCGCCACGAACAG GAGATCGACGAGTACGTGAACCAGGCCAAAGAGCGGGGCTATTCGGCGGTCCTGCAGCTGGGCTCCAAGGGAGTCAACTATGCCACCAACGTTCTCATGCAGACGGCCATTAAG ACCTATGCGCTGACCACGGCTCCATCGGTCCACGGACGTGGCCTCCAGAGCTCCCATTCGGCGGACGAGCTGTCCCGGGGTCAGGACATGATGGACAGCACGGACAACTGGCTGCCACGTGCCAGTTCCCTGAGCAGCATCGATAGCTACACGGAGAACATCTACGAGCCGAGGGGCGATACCAGGCGTCTGGTCATCCGTGAGGTTTCCGAGGAGGTGGAGCAAGAGGATGAGCCCATGGGTGATGCCGGAGCAGCACGCCTGCGGGATTTGCCAGTCCGAAAGGCTCAGCCACGTCGCGCCGCAGGCACCGCCAGAACTGGAGGCAAACGTGGCCAGAGGAGCAATGATTCAGAAGCCGCCGGCAGTTCTACCAATGTGATCCGCTCGCGCCGCAAGCTGCGCGATCCCACGCCCGATGTGGACGTGGAGACCTACTAG